One Primulina eburnea isolate SZY01 chromosome 4, ASM2296580v1, whole genome shotgun sequence genomic window, TCCCACACCCTTCATCTCCATCTTTTTCGAATCCTGAGGACTTCAGTCACCCTAGGACTCCTCCTAGCCTCTAAACCAAGCCACGAACAGGACCTGACCAGGCCCTGGCCGAGCCCTGGTGTGCTTCCTCCATAGCCGACCCAACCACAAGGAAAACCCATGAAGAGACCATAGGTTCATCTAGCCAACCATGCACAGCCCTCACGGTACTGTCCATCCATCATCTCGTGCTTAAACGAAACTTTTCTTAGCCCTTTAACGTTTTATATTGGCAGTGTACCTATTAGAAATCATAACACGACTCATATACGTATAAAAACATTGCAACTTTGAAAAATAAACGTCTATCATTCAATAATTTAATCCAAAtaaattttcatgcttaaaaacataaatcatgcatgttACGGATTGAATGTTGCAAAAAGAAGGTTTAGTAGTGTGCTTTTACGTGAAAAAATGCTCGAATATTCGATCGTTGGTGTGGGTTAAAAAAGAGGACGAACGGGAGACAAGCGACCTTGAATTTTGCTCTCCAATTCTCGAAAATTTTGTGTGTGTATTGTGTCAAGATGGGCGgtgaccgacgatttcggttgggattaattctagcaagcggactaggtcaagttatagtaattggacaGAACGTCCaaatatcgatcccacagagactattatttaattactaagattgaattattctatttaatctaggcaaataATAACGAgcgatttgattattatttaaaCTAAGTAAATTTAAAACTAATTTATGCTAAATTAATGACCAAAATCAAAATTCAGAGAAGCGTGGAACTTGgggattttaaaatttaaataaaatgaccggGAACACACAACGGTAACAAACTCTGATTAAATTCATGCACTGGAATTATTTAACTACAGATTATTCGAAGTCACGATGCAATCCtccaatttaattataaatttatttctagaatttataatcctattttcatttaacagtccaattatttctaattgaatttaattaaacaaaaacgcatgtatcaacgatagaattacagctgtcgcctaaaatcgcacactgaaaccgaatactatttctagtcgttttaaccgtgtgttgattaatatttttgaagctaaattcaatctattccctttcgagtcaagatcgaaCGACAAGCATGTAAATAATTGGCCAGATTAAAAGCACGAAAATTACGCAAACatcaatcaataacaagaaCTAATTTCATAAATCAAACAACCCAATGAATAAACAAAAATCAACCGTTTgtccctatcgtggtcccgatcacaagaggaaattactccataaattcaaaactaaaatcaaatttaatattcgaattcatgtctgaaaataagaaaacaaaaGAGAAGAGAAAATCTCAGTGATGGTGCGCGGTTCTTGCGTGAGAAGTGCACGATTTTCTCTCGTTTTTCCCAAATTCGTCGCCGTCTTCAAAGATGCGAAAGTTCTCCCTTTTCTTCCTCTCCAAGTCGGCTCtctcaaaaaaaaatcaacaacCTTCGTTTTCCTCGGTTTTTCCCCTTTTATTTTTCCTTCCAAATCACGAGCAAATCTTCGCCAAAATCTCGATCTGATatcatgtacacggaccccgtgcatacATCAGggaaagggtccgtgtagactcggctCAACATTTCTTTCGGACTGCTGGACACGGACCTCGTGTATAGGTCCGTCTCGGGGTCTGTGTACATACTGGATTTTTCTTCTTTCGAGGATAgctgacacggaccccgtgtaggggtccgtctaTAGATCCGTCCACACACTGTAAATTTAATTCTCGGATGATGAGGGACACGGACCCTGTGCAGGGGTCCGGCGACAGGTCCGTGTAGATTCTGATTTGCTCTTTGTGATTTTTCCTATTTCCTCGGGTAATTCTTGACGTGGCATTGCGACGTTTGACCTCTTTTCCATTTCTTTGGCTTGTAtcatcttttggtcaaacctacaaTTAGCCATAATAGTACGAATTAagcgcaaaactcggaataaaacatgccagataagcacgaatatgacaaaataaatttcctaaaatgctatataatttgtgcttatcaactcccccacacttaacctttgttcgtcctcgaacaaatcagaCAGAAAtaaacatgagaaatatctcagattcagaactcaagtaccacaatcaaaacttctcaatttgtcaaactcttTCACCCCCGGTCAAAAGATCACGCTTCGCAAACCACAAGATTCGTTTTTGTCGCAATTTAAGATTCAAACATTTACCCAGTAAGGATCAACAGAACAAGATGTGTGTAGTGTGCAGGTCAGACTCATACTCATCACCAGCTACTTGGTTCCATGATCAATTATCTTCAATTGTTATCGAGACGCCCCATATGCTTGACTTTCATACCCCtctctactaaatgttgaacgacgatgacttggttaataggtcttttcaagcttataacgtaaggccaaggTTCACGGTTACAACAGAAGGTATGGGAATCAAAAGTGAgaggaaataaaataaaaaaaattaatcctgCAGCACATCCAACTTTTCATCATCCTTTGAGCTCTATAGTCCCCTTTCTTTCTCCTTGTCCTTCAACTTTCACCCACAGATTTTTCGGGTGTTTTCAATACTATACACTttcctcatttttctttttcttcttctttctttttttttttgtgtgtaaaAATTCATCGACTCCTTCACACATATTTCTTCAACCCATTAGAGTAATTCAAACATTTCAATGTGCACAGGAGGTTTATTTCTCTCACATGTAGGTAGGAAAAATTGTATAGGCTAAGATTAaggtagttgatgtgggacattgaataaattacgaatgggggctaattgtgtgtcattgacacacaccattcGATTTTTACAGGCCCAAAAAGGGTTACTAGAGACAATGAATGATGTATCGGtcaggcttgaaaggctcaaacggtccaaagatcgcctaaatcatccctaagtcatcATCGTTCGTATTTTCGCTTCGAAGGCTAATCAGACGAGTTCTAGGGATCGttgttcgattttttttttaagttcacAATTCACCAATTCACTATCAATGAGTAAAAATTTGACCAAGTGCATTGAATGAAAGTTGATACAAAACTGGTTCATGTCTGACCCTCTCCTTGAAACTACGACTCCTCTCATTCAATACTAGGCATGAAACTATTTCCCGGGTGATCTaaaatctaacaaattaatcCGATTATTAAGTTAAACAAGAGTTCTTTGTCTATCAATAGTCTCATCCTACGTTAAAAGTGTTGTTAATTGTGTGTGCAACGACGTGAAACAAAAGTGACCCACCCCCACACTTTGATAACGACACTGACCTCAGTGTAAATCAATAAAATGAACGATCAAGACAGTTAAAGCAAAAACACTTCCCTGGACAAATATCGAGTAAGTGGTGAAAATGTGGTAGAAATCAGCAACTCCTGAAAAGCACGACATCGAATACACAAGGAAACGTAAAAAGGAACAGGAAAAACACACAAACACACGATTAAATCCAAAAGAGAATAATCATAACTAATCATGTCTCATAACATCAGTAATAGCATAGGAATGAAATGATCAAagctagaaaacaataaaatccTCCACAAGTCTTAAAATAACGAAGCTAACTACTCTTCATCGGAGCCCACATCCAAATCCTCCAAGTCGTCAAGCCCAGATCTGTCACAGAGGGGAGCAAAGATATCGTCCGAAGAGGACTGAATCCCAAGATGGTGCTCGATGCGAGCCAATCTAGTGCGGATGTCGTCCATGGAATCAAACAATGATGAGTAAACCTGACGTCGACCTCTCGGCGCGCGCTGTCGTAGTGGCACATGAACCTGAGGTCCGGCCCTGGCATCCAATGCTGCGTCTTCGGCCACTCGATCATCCCATACCTGCTCATCGAGTGTAGGTGGAGGCACCGGCGGGTCACGGGGGATGAGGACTGATATGGCGACTCTCGGGGTTCCGAGACCAAGCACCCTGTCTGAAAATGAAATACATCCCCTGCATGGCCTGGGGTGACAGCATCTGAGTGGAGGTCGGGAGGAAAGAGGTCTCACCCGTGAAATCGACACCATGGGACGCCAAAATGCGGGAAATGATGATCGGGAAAGGGGCGTATGGTGTCTTATTCTTCGTGGGATCCACATGGGTGACGGAGCGCatatgagagatgatgatagacGCCACTGGGATTGCAGGAATTGCCCCTAAGCCATTCAGCATCTTATCTATGATGTAAAGGTCCATATGACGCACCTCGTTGTTACCGGCCTTCCGCGGGATTATGTTCGCTCCCGTGAAGTAACAAATCAAGCGATCAAGTAGCAGGAGGGATGTCGTGAGGACACTGGAGCGGGAGCCGATAGGATATGTATGGTACTGGAGCCGGCACCGGGCTTCGAGGATCCGGAATGCGATGTCAGACAAGAAGAGATCTAATTGGTTGAAGACTACCCAGGGGCCATCATTGGGGACGTTCAAAATTGTGGCTAAATACTCGCTAGATAACTCGATAGGTATCCCCTTGACGAAAGTACGTAGATGTGGAAACCCGGTCTTATCTCTTTCCTCAACATTGGCGTAGAATTGCCACACCAAATCTGGATAATATGGCCCGGAGATGTCCATGAGGGGCCCCCAACCAAACTTATCAAATTCAGCCCTCAGTGGCACCTCGGCGTCAATCCTCGGATGAATAGGACACTCAACAATTACGGAGTTTCCGTGGAGGGGCCGAGTACCATTCAGAATTCTCTCGGTAGGTGAACCTATAGGAATCAATATCTACTCTGGCGTGCCCAGATGATGAGGATGCATCGCTTCGTGCATGCTTACTGGTTAATCTACGAGGAGGCATTTTGTTTCAAGCAATTCACTCCAACAATTCAAGTACACAAATCCAACAATGAATCACCAAGAACCCGACGAAAACAACCGATCCTAACGCAATTCACGGCCACTATTCTCAACACAGATTAACCCGAAGACAGGTCCCGAACAGTAGTAACAATGGAAGCCAACAATAATCAATGCCCAACAGATCAAACACAACAATCTAAGATCTATACCCAACACCTTAATCCGAAGTAATGCACAATACTGGAAGCCGGAAATAAAGGATAGCCACGCTTACCAGAGAAGGAATGGGAGGTTATCGGACCGTGGATTAGGGCGGCCGGTGACGGGGGGAGCGGCGGCGAAACTGGTGGAGCAGGGCCGTTAGGGGTCTGTAGGGTGCGGTGTATGGTGGTGGTGACTGGTGGAGATATGTAAACGGCGAGGGGGGTGGCGCGGCTGGTTACGCTGGTTGGTGCGCGGCTGAAGGCGGCGGTGGAGTGAGGTGAAGCGATTAGGGATTTAGGGGTTTGAAGAGCGGAGGTCGCGATTTGTATTCAGAGTGTGCCACAAAttagaaggcacggacccctacactgggtgcgtgtaagggtccgtgtaagcTCGGTAGTCTGGAAAATGTAAAAAGgatagacacggaccccgtgtaggggtccgttaACAGGTCCGTGTAGGTTCTGTAAATCGGAGGGTAGGGGAAATGATGGACACGGACctcgtgtaggggtccgtgagagggtccgtgtagactcgggaaAATGGCAAATGTAGGTGAAATTGTatacggaccccgtgtatgggtccggatTCCCATCCGTGTTGACTCTGGAAGTTATATCTCACAAGATTGAACAGTACCCTATGCAAACTACGAACCAGACACAAATTTTGAAACCAGGGAAGAACAATTCTATACATCGATACATCAAAATTGAAACACAATCATGCACACAAGAAGCAAGAAGCAAGAATTGTACAGAAACTTCCCTGGTCTATTTGAGGTTTTGAAACCGATCGCCCTGATATGTTTTCCCAAACTTGAGAAATTCCACCGCCAGTAGATAAATTACCTGCACCACCATTCACTGAGATTAAATCACGAACAATGCattaaacaaaaagaaagaagacttaaaataaaagaagaaagaaaaataaaactaaacactgggttgcctcccagcaaGCGCTAAATTTAGAGTTGATAGCCTGACTGTACTCccttgattcagtttggatcctGCAAATCCACTATGGTTGGCTCATCGGGTATGGCACCACCACGATAAACCTTCAGCCTATGACCATTCACCTTAAATGCTCCAGTTGCTTCGCTAGTGATCTCCACTGTCCCATAAGAGAAAACTTGCGTGATGGTATATGGTCCTGACCACCGTGAACGCAACTTACCTGGCATCAACATCAGTCGAGAATTATATAACAGTACCTGTTGACCCACCACAAATTCGCGATGAACGATGTTCTGATCATGCCAACGTTTGGTTTTCTCCTTGTAAAGCTTGGCGTTCTCATATGCATCTAACCTAAACTCATCCAATTCATTTAGCTGCAGCAGTCTCTCGTCACCTGTGGCTTTagcatcaaaattcaaaaatttagtAGCCCAATAAGCCTTATGTTCAAGTTCTACAGGTAGGTGACATGACTTTCCATACAATAATTTGAAAGGGGACATGCCAATGGGGGTTTTAAAAGCAGTGCGGTAAGCCCACAGTGTATCGTCAAGTTTGCTAGACCATTCTTTCATTGAAACACCGACAGTCTTCTCAAGAATGTGCTTAATCTCTCGATTCGATACCTCGACTTGGCCACtagtctgaggatggtaaggtGTAGCCACCTTATGTCGGACCTCATACTTGGCCAACAGACTGTCGAATTGACGATTAAAAAAATGAGTCCCCCCATCGCTAATAATGGCTCTAGGTGTTCCAAaacgtgaaaaaatatttttctttagaaattgaACAACCACCTTAGAGTCGTTAGTCTTGCATGCAAGTGCCtccacccacttagacacataatcaacgGCCACCAAAATATACTTGTTCCCAAAAGAGATCGGgaaaggacccataaaatctataccccacacatcaaatatcTCACACACCAAGATACTAATAAGAGGTAATTCATGCCTCCTAGAAATATTACATGTGCGCTGACAATTTGAACATTTTGTGACATATTCATGtgcatccttaaaaagagtaggccaataaaaacagGACTGGAGGACTTTGGATGCAGTTCTAGTTGCCCCAAAATGGCCTCCAGCCGGACCAGCATgacaatgaaacaaaatttcACTTACCTCTTCCTGGGGTACACATCTACGGATTATACCGTCTGCACATATTCTAAACAAATAAGGATCCTCccacaaataatatttcaaatcaaagaaaaatttcttctttgctGATAAGTAAAGTGGGGAGGAATGAACTTACTTGAAAGATAGTTAACAAAATCAGCATACCACGGTAAATTGGTGATCTCAAAGAGTTGCTCATCTGGAAAATTGTCTCGAATAATGTCATTGCTTTGAATCGGGTTCTCCAATCGCGAGAGATGGTCTGCAACTTGGTTCTCTGTCCCCTTCCTATCAATTATCTCCaggtcaaattcctgcaataaaaGAATCCAATGAATGAGCCTTGGTTTTGCATCCCTCTTAGCCATCAGATATTTCAAGGCTGAATGATCAGTATGCACGACAACTTTGCTCCTATCAAATATGATCTAAACTTATCAAGAGCAAAAACCACAGCAAGAAGCTCCTTCTCTGTAGTGGCATAGTTCAGTTGGGCGGCTGACAGTGTCATACTAGCATATCAGATGACATGAATgcatttttctcttttttggcCCAACACTGCTCCTAGAGCTGTGTCGCTTGCatcacacatcacctcaaatggcGACCCCCAATCAGGTGCTATCATCATAGGTGCAGTGATTAATTTCTCCTTTAAAGCCTGAAATGCCTGCACACACTcatcagaaaaatcaaattgTACATCTTTTATCAGTAAGTTGGTCAGTGGCTTAGCAATGCTagaaaaatcttttataaagCATCTGTAGAATCCCGCatgcccaagaaaactacgcaCTCCTCTAATGTTGATTGGGGGTGGGAGTTTCTCAATCACTTCAATCTTTGCCTTATCaaactcaatctcattctcagaAATCTTATGCCCCAACACAATTCCCTCTCTCACCAtgaaatgacatttttcccagttTAAGACCAAATTCGACTCCTCACATCTCTCCAAAACCTTAGACAGGTTAATTAAACAAGTATCAAACGAGGATCCAAATACAGAAAAGTCATCCATGAATATCTCGATAAAgtcctcaatcatgtcatgaaaaattGACATCATGCATCGCTGGAAAGTTGCCGGTGCATTACATAGGCCGAATGGCATCCGCTTATATGCAAATGTCCCATAAGGACAagtaaaagtggttttctcctgatcttcaggGTCAATGGGAATTTGCATATAACCGGAATAACCATCCAAAAAACAGTAGAAAGAATGTACAGCCAACctttccaacatttgatcaataaatgggAGTGGGAAGTGGTCTTTACAGGTGGCGTCATTaagttttctataatcaatgcaaacacgcCAGTTCTGGTaggaattaattcattattttcattcttCACAACAGTGATCCCACCTTTTTCGGAACAACTTGCACGGGACTAACCCACCTACTGTCAGAAATCGGGTAAATAATACCTGCGTCCAGTAGCTTTATCACCTCTTTCTTCACCACCTCTTGCATAGCCGGGTTCAGACGCCTTTGAGGTTGGGTAGATGTCTTGTGATCAgcctccatcagaattttgtgcatgcacatgGAGGAGCTGATTCCCTTTATGTCGGCAATGCTCCAACCTATGGCCTTGATATTATCCCTCAAAACACGCAACAGCTTTCCCTCTTCCGTCCCTATCAAAGTAGAAGAAACTATTACTGGCAATTTATCATTATCAAGTAGAAATAGATATTTTAAGTGCGAAGGAAGAGATTTCATCTCAAGGATTGGGGCTTCTTCAGTAGATGATTTTAAAGGTCGTGGGATATGCCCAAGCTCCCCAATCCTCGACTTTACCGTTTTTGAGATCGGTCTGCCTGCTTCTAGATAATGCATGTATTCCTTAATATCCTCATTCTCCAACTTTCCTGGACATGAATTAGTCAAACAAATTTCCAAAGGATCTTCACCTATCAATTCCTGCAAACCACACTCAACAAACTTGTCactagcatcaattctaaaacaatcaGATGTGTCATGAGGGTATTTGATAGATTGGAAAACGTTAAACACTACACTTTCCTCATTCAACCTCAACACCAACTCACCCTTTTGTACATCTATCAGAGCTTTCCCAGTGGCTAAAAACGGTCTTCCTAAAATAAGAGGAATCTCACGatcctcttccatatctaaCACCACAATGTCCACTGGGAAAATAAACTTGTCAACTTTCACTAAGACATCCTCTACTACTCCCCTAGGGTATTTAATAGATCTATCAGTCAATTGTAGAGAAATTGTAGTCGGCTTCACTTCACCTATTCCTAGCTTCTCAAAACATGAATAAGGCATTAAATTAATGCTTGCACCTAAGTCACATAATTCCTTGCTAAAGAATGAACTTCCAATAGTGCAGGGAATAGAAAAactacctggatccttaagcttCGGGGGTAATTTATTTTGTAGAATCGCAGAGCATTCCTCCGAAAgcttaactgtctcaaaatcaactAATTTTCTCTTGTTTGATAAGATCTCTTTAAGAAATTTTGCATACGAGGGCATTTGAGCTAAAGCTTCTGCAAATGGGATATTTATATGCAgctttttgaaaatctcaagaaattttgaaaattgagtatCCAATTGCAGTTGCTTAGCTCTTTGGGGAAAAGGGAGTgcattaatatcaatattggaGTTCGAGTTTACAGACTTACCTTTCTCCCTTGCGTCCTCTGACCTTTTCTTGGATAATTCCTTCTCCTTCACATCGCCTTCAACATCGATCACTTCCTGCTTCATGGGAGACGTCACCGTGGCTGTATTTACACCTTTTGGATTCTTTCCTGTGTCACTAGGTAGTGTACCAGGAGCTCGTGTAGCCATTTGTGTCGCTAATTGCCCTAGTTACCTCTCCACTCTTTGCATCATGGCATCATGGTTTTGCCATCTCATCTCGTTCCCGGCTATGTACTTTGCAAGCATGTCCTCAAGGTTTGACTTGCTATCCTGTGGCTTGAAACCGGGTAGCATAGAGGGCCCAGCGCCTTGAGGAGGTTTAGGTGGTTGCTGAGGAGGCTTTTGCTGTGTAGGATGTTGTGGAGGATTAAAATGTAGTGGCTCAACAGAATTTTCTGACGGTCTCCACCCAAAATTCGGATGATTCCTCCAGCCCAGATTATATGAGAAACTGTATGGATTATATTGCTGACGACCCTGGTTTCCCACATAATTTACTGAATCCCCTTCAAAGCACTGTATTCCCTCACAAGACATATCTGGCATGAATGGCATGTCACTAGATGAACCACCAACCATTTCAGCACTTCCTtgaatctgattcactgactTGACTGGTATTGACTTCTGTGCTTGTAACTGTGTCATCTGATGTGTCAATTCATCAAGTTTCGCTGTAATTGTTGTCAAAGCATCCATCTCAAGGAATCCGACCTTCTTCTCCCTTCGGTTATCTTGCCAACCCACATTGCTTTCTGCCATATTCGAGATGATTTCAAGGGCTGCGGTTTGCGTTTTCCTGTATAAGCTTCCGTTGGCTGCCACATCGAGCATAGATCTCACAGAAGGATCCACCCCATAATAGAATGTCTCAACCTGCTGGCCTATTGAAAATCTATGTCTCGGGAACATCCTCAACATCTTCTTAAACCTCGCCCATGCCGAATTCAGCGATTCCCCATCTCTCTGTCTAAATGATGTGATTTCGTTTCTCAACTGTGTAATCTTAGTCGGGGGAAAATACTTGTGCATGAAGACCTCAACTAGCCCgtcccatgtagtgatagaaCCGGCTAGAAGGTCTCGAAGCCACTCCATAGCTTCTCCTTGCAGTGAGAATGGAAATAGTCTAAGTCGAATGGCGTCAGTACTCACCCCACTGCACTTGATTgtatcacagattgacagaaagtTCTCCAGATGTGCATTGGGATCTTCAGATGGTGATCCCCCGAATTTAACTTGCAGCTGGATCATTTGGATGATGGCGGGCTTAAGTTCGAATGTATTCGCCTAAATTGTAGGGCGGACGATACT contains:
- the LOC140830231 gene encoding uncharacterized protein → MIQLQVKFGGSPSEDPNAHLENFLSICDTIKCSGVSTDAIRLRLFPFSLQGEAMEWLRDLLAGSITTWDGLVEVFMHKYFPPTKITQLRNEITSFRQRDGESLNSAWARFKKMLRMFPRHRFSIGQQVETFYYGVDPSVRSMLDVAANGSLYRKTQTAALEIISNMAESNVGWQDNRREKKVGFLEMDALTTITAKLDELTHQMTQLQAQKSIPVKSVNQIQGSAEMVGGSSSDMPFMPDMSCEGIQCFEGDSVNYVGNQGRQQYNPYSFSYNLGWRNHPNFGWRPSENSVEPLHFNPPQHPTQQKPPQQPPKPPQGAGPSMLPGFKPQDSKSNLEDMLAKYIAGNEMRWQNHDAMMQRVER